In Actinomycetes bacterium, one DNA window encodes the following:
- the asnB gene encoding asparagine synthase (glutamine-hydrolyzing): MCGICGFNWQDEKLIQRMTDKIYHRGPDSKGTKTFPGMSIGNARLSIIDLSKRGNQPMVNKKGNLWIVYNGEIYNFPEIKKELTLKGCGFAGHSDTEVVLKSYEEYGIKCLDKFNGMFAIAIWDNDKKELFLARDRIGIKPLYYYYKDGKLIFGSEIKSILESSAVSKEVNFQSVYYYLGYEFVPSPDTMFKNIYKLPQGHYAIFKNGNFHIEKYWDIKFSNTITNEEEAASRIFAALEKSVKRRLISDVPLGVFLSGGLDSSTVVGLTAKNYGKKIKTFTIGYKDKTFSELPYAKKVSDFFDTEHNVLIIDPISMEDITRSLYHLDEPMTDLSTIPFYLICQKARQQVKVCLSGEGGDEVFMGYDRFKAARINSYYQLFPRLFREKIVAPLIMKLPDQAQKKGAVNMLKRFIEGSLYPRDVGAMRWQYFLNPEIEKNIFDKALRDEISFTPFDPVYHFSRSCNSKLAADRDIFVDTKLTMPDSVLMKVDKMSMATSLEVRVPFLDHEVVELAATIPATLKLKKLMTKYIFRKALDKHKFLPDEIIHRKKQGYAFPIKNWIREDDFKDNMLHIFNTSPLIKQNFNNEYISALVNEHLSLRQNHNHILWALINLGLWYEKFFS, translated from the coding sequence ATGTGCGGAATTTGTGGATTCAACTGGCAGGATGAAAAGCTCATACAGAGAATGACTGATAAGATATACCACCGGGGACCTGACTCCAAGGGAACAAAAACTTTTCCAGGTATGTCTATTGGAAATGCGCGCCTTAGTATCATAGACCTTTCAAAAAGGGGAAACCAGCCAATGGTTAATAAAAAGGGAAACCTTTGGATTGTATATAATGGTGAAATCTACAATTTTCCTGAAATTAAAAAAGAATTAACCTTAAAGGGATGTGGGTTTGCGGGGCACAGTGATACAGAAGTAGTGCTAAAGAGCTATGAAGAATATGGGATAAAATGCCTGGATAAGTTTAATGGAATGTTTGCTATAGCGATATGGGATAATGATAAAAAAGAACTATTTTTAGCCAGAGACCGGATCGGGATTAAGCCCCTTTATTATTATTACAAAGACGGCAAATTAATTTTTGGTTCTGAAATAAAATCAATTCTGGAATCCAGCGCAGTTAGCAAAGAAGTAAATTTTCAGTCAGTTTATTACTATCTTGGTTATGAATTCGTTCCTTCTCCAGATACTATGTTTAAGAATATATACAAGCTGCCCCAGGGACACTATGCTATTTTCAAAAACGGGAATTTTCATATTGAAAAATATTGGGACATTAAATTTTCAAATACCATAACCAATGAGGAAGAAGCGGCAAGCCGCATTTTTGCAGCCCTTGAAAAATCAGTTAAGAGGCGTTTGATAAGTGACGTGCCTTTAGGAGTATTCCTTTCGGGCGGGCTTGATTCCAGTACTGTAGTTGGGCTTACTGCCAAAAATTATGGCAAGAAGATAAAGACTTTTACCATAGGATATAAAGATAAGACCTTTTCCGAGTTACCATATGCAAAGAAAGTATCTGATTTTTTTGATACAGAACATAATGTTTTGATTATTGATCCCATTTCAATGGAAGATATAACAAGAAGCCTTTACCATCTTGATGAACCCATGACAGACCTTTCTACCATACCATTCTATCTGATATGCCAAAAGGCAAGGCAACAAGTCAAAGTATGCTTGAGCGGAGAGGGCGGCGATGAAGTTTTCATGGGCTACGACCGTTTTAAGGCGGCAAGAATAAATAGCTATTACCAGTTATTTCCAAGGCTTTTCAGAGAAAAAATAGTTGCCCCCCTGATAATGAAATTGCCAGACCAGGCACAGAAAAAAGGTGCAGTCAATATGCTCAAGCGTTTTATTGAAGGCTCCCTTTACCCCAGAGATGTTGGGGCTATGCGCTGGCAGTATTTTTTAAATCCTGAAATTGAAAAAAATATTTTTGATAAAGCATTAAGAGACGAAATTTCTTTTACTCCCTTTGATCCCGTATATCATTTTAGCCGTTCATGCAACTCTAAACTTGCGGCAGACAGGGATATATTTGTTGATACAAAGCTTACCATGCCGGACAGCGTGTTGATGAAAGTAGATAAAATGAGCATGGCTACTTCGTTGGAGGTAAGGGTTCCCTTCCTTGACCATGAAGTGGTAGAGCTGGCAGCAACTATTCCTGCAACACTAAAACTAAAGAAGTTAATGACTAAATACATATTCCGGAAGGCCCTTGATAAGCATAAATTCTTGCCGGATGAAATTATTCACCGTAAAAAGCAGGGTTATGCCTTTCCAATAAAAAATTGGATAAGGGAAGATGATTTTAAAGACAATATGCTTCATATTTTCAACACTTCACCCCTGATTAAACAAAATTTTAACAATGAATATATATCAGCCCTGGTGAATGAGCACCTAAGTTTGAGGCAAAACCACAACCATATCCTATGGGCTTTAATAAATCTGGGGTTATGGTACGAGAAATTTTTTTCTTAA
- a CDS encoding NAD(P)-dependent oxidoreductase, translated as MQLLVTGGTGFTGSRLAEYLIDRGHKVNILDNQKGLFYDTLIDKKANINIASVTDRDAVKESLKDVEGVFHLAAAFRQINVPKQVYWDVNVEGTRTLCEEAIKQPLKKFVYCSTQGVHGNIDNPPGNENSPITPADYYQYTKHEGEKVVKEFTKKGLKTVIIRPTAIYGPGDPERFVYLFKLAKKGKFYMFGNGKAFYHPVYIENLNDGFYAAFNSDKESAEEYIIGDEEYFTIKELAKKVGESMGISVKFVHLPFMPLYIGACICEFLCNLVKVTPPLFRRRVDWFRQNRAFVIDKAKQEINYQPKVGIEEGLKRTEEWYRENNYI; from the coding sequence ATGCAGCTTTTAGTAACTGGCGGGACAGGTTTTACTGGCAGCCGCCTGGCAGAATATTTAATTGACAGAGGCCATAAGGTAAATATTCTCGATAACCAGAAGGGCCTTTTTTATGATACCCTTATTGATAAAAAAGCTAATATCAACATAGCCTCGGTAACAGACAGGGATGCTGTTAAAGAATCCTTGAAGGATGTAGAGGGGGTATTCCATCTGGCAGCCGCCTTCAGGCAAATAAATGTCCCCAAGCAAGTTTATTGGGACGTTAACGTTGAGGGCACCCGTACTTTATGTGAGGAGGCAATAAAACAACCGCTTAAAAAGTTTGTATACTGCTCCACCCAGGGAGTTCATGGGAACATAGACAATCCACCTGGAAATGAGAATTCGCCTATAACCCCGGCTGATTATTACCAGTATACAAAACATGAAGGCGAAAAAGTAGTAAAGGAATTTACTAAAAAAGGCCTGAAAACTGTAATTATAAGGCCTACGGCTATTTACGGACCGGGAGATCCTGAAAGGTTTGTTTACCTTTTCAAGCTGGCAAAAAAGGGTAAATTTTATATGTTTGGCAATGGAAAGGCTTTTTACCACCCGGTATATATTGAAAACTTAAATGACGGATTCTACGCTGCCTTTAACAGCGATAAAGAAAGTGCAGAAGAATATATAATCGGAGACGAAGAATATTTTACAATCAAGGAGCTGGCAAAAAAAGTTGGCGAATCCATGGGTATCTCTGTAAAGTTTGTCCATCTTCCCTTTATGCCTCTGTATATAGGGGCGTGCATATGTGAATTTCTTTGCAACCTGGTAAAGGTTACCCCGCCCCTGTTCAGGCGCCGGGTTGACTGGTTCAGGCAGAACAGAGCTTTTGTAATTGATAAGGCAAAGCAGGAAATAAATTATCAGCCCAAGGTGGGAATCGAAGAAGGATTGAAGAGGACTGAGGAATGGTATAGGGAGAATAACTATATTTGA